A single genomic interval of Penicillium psychrofluorescens genome assembly, chromosome: 2 harbors:
- a CDS encoding uncharacterized protein (ID:PFLUO_003697-T1.cds;~source:funannotate), whose translation MSRFFYGSSDSESSSSDEEDVLSGREENEEESSEEESSDEEVSAEEESDDEETGANKFLKGALESDESEDEEKVTVVKSAKDKRLEGLENTIRLIENAEKINDWVVISSEFDNLNRQVAKITQAGQTPKVYIKAVADLEDFVNETMAKQKSSNKKPMNALNTKGFNVVKQRVKKNNKDYAAQIEKYREAKDDFMESDEEEKPAPAPAPKPTKVEKIENFAAAAAAAADDDDFVTVGRGGKTLQYTPESILKHLRVIVESRGKKNTDRLEQIRTMEKLLEVATTPYQRIRVYMALISTRFDLTASSTANYMSPDQWKLADQEFSSLLSVLEENRNFVVSEGAEEWEDDEKQPQLEPGQNFYIPGNVVSYVERLDDELTRSLQQIDPHTAEYIERLSDEQQLYNNIVRAQLYSESLNANDKGESRQDNVNRVVIRRLEHVYFKPSSVVNILEEGTWKAMPPQLDSSVSPRAEAGDVTVLIQTLCNYLFQYSDGIIRARAMLCQIYFLALHDHYYRSRDLMLMSHLTENISNFDVSTQILFNRTLVQIGLCAFRSGLIYEAQTTLGDICGSGRQKELLAQGIILQRYSTVSPEQERLERQRQLPFHMHINLELLECIYLTSSMFLEVPLMAQTSSAPEMRRRMISKTFRRMLDYNERQVFTGPPENTRDGVIMSAKFLAAGDWKKAAEMLSSIKIWELMPQPEKVKEMLSAQMQEEGLRTYLFTYAPFYDSLSISSLAVMFELPEKKIAAIISRMISHEELAAALDQVNDAIIFRKGVELSRLQSQIVTMADKSMNLLESNEKTLEQRTQGMANAFQRESGPGARGRGGHRGGGQARGGARIPGGQQGRRPGGQQFGGGALGGAIKA comes from the exons ATGTCGCGTTTCTTCTACGgcagcagcgacagcgagtcttcctcgtccgatgaggaggacgtTCTCTCCGGCCGCgaggagaatgaggaggaGTCTTCGGAGGAGGAGTCCAGCGATGAGGAAGTctctgcggaggaggaatccgacgatgaagagacCGGTGCCAACAAGTTCTTGAAGGGCGCCCTGGAAAGCGATGAAagtgaggatgaagagaaagtcACGGTTGTCAAGAGTGCAAAGGACAAGCGCCTCGAAGGACTGGAGAACACCATCCGGCTGATCGAGAATGCCGAGAAGATTAATGACTGGGTCGTCATTTCGTCCG AATTCGACAACCTGAATCGGCAAGTCGCGAAGATCACCCAGGCCGGCCAGACGCCCAAGGTGTACATCAAGGCCGTTGCCGACCTGGAGGACTTTGTCAACGAGACCATGGCCAAGCAAAAGTCGTCGAACAAGAAGCCCATGAACGCCCTCAACACCAAGGGCTTCAACGTGGTTAAGCAGCGtgtcaagaagaacaacaagGATTATGCCGCCCAGATCGAGAAGTACCGTGAGGCCAAGGATGACTTCATggagagcgacgaggaggagaagcccGCGCCTGCCCCTGCCCCCAAGCCGACCaaggtcgagaagatcgagaactttgccgccgccgccgcggctgctgctgatgatgatgactttgTAACGGTTGGCCGTGGTGGCAAGACCCTGCAGTATACCCCCGAGAGCATTCTCAAGCACCTCCGAGTCATCGTCGAGTCgcgaggaaagaagaacaccgACCGTCTGGAGCAGATCCGcaccatggagaagctcCTGGAGGTTGCTACAACCCCATACCAGCGCATCCGCGTCTACATGGCCCTCATCTCCACCCGCTTCGATCTTACCGCTTCGTCCACAGCCAACTACATGAGCCCCGACCAGTGGAAGCTCGCAGACCAAGAGTTCTCGTCTCTCTTGTCTGTGCTGGAGGAGAACCGCAACTTTGTGGTCAGCGAAGGTGccgaggagtgggaggatgacgagaagCAACCGCAGCTCGAGCCCGGCCAGAACTTTTACATCCCTGGCAACGTCGTCTCGTACGTCGAGCGGTTGGATGATGAGCTCACCCGCTCTCTGCAGCAAATCGACCCGCACACTGCCGAGTACATCGAGCGCCTGAGTGACGAGCAGCAGCTGTACAACAACATCGTACGGGCCCAGCTCTACTCGGAGAGCCTCAACGCCAACGACAAGGGTGAATCTCGGCAAGACAATGTGAACCGAGTGGTGATCCGCCGGTTGGAGCACGTCTACTTCAAGCCTTCGTCAGTGGTGAACATCCTGGAAGAAGGCACATGGAAGGCCATGCCGCCGCAGTTGGACTCGTCTGTCTCCCCTCGTGCTGAGGCGGGCGATGTCACTGTTCTCATTCAAACCCTCTGCAACTACCTGTTCCAGTACAGCGATGGCATCATCCGCGCGCGGGCCATGCTGTGCCAGATTTACTTCCTCGCCCTGCACGACCACTACTACCGCTCTCGCGACCTCATGCTCATGTCGCATCTGACGGAGaacatctccaacttcgACGTCAGCACCCAGATCCTGTTCAACCGCACGCTCGTTCAGATTGGTTTGTGTGCCTTCCGGTCCGGCCTTATCTACGAGGCCCAGACTACCCTCGGTGATATCTGCGGCAGCGGCCGGCAAAAGGAGCTGCTCGCCCAGGGTATAATCCTCCAGCGGTACTCGACCGTCTCGCCGGAGCAGGAGCGCCTGGAGCGCCAACGCCAGCTGCCCTTCCACATGCACATCAACCTGGAACTGCTTGAGTGCATCTACCTGACCTCCAGCATGTTCCTCGAGGTGCCGCTCATGGCCCAGACCTCTTCCGCCCCCGAGATGCGCCGCCGCATGATCTCCAAGACCTTCCGTCGCATGCTGGACTACAACGAGCGCCAGGTCTTCACGGGTCCCCCCGAGAACACCCGCGACGGCGTGATCATGAGCGCCAAGTTCCTCGCCGCGGGCGACTGGAAGAAGGCTGCGGAGATGCTCTCCTCGATCAAGATCTGGGAGTTGATGCCGCAGCCCGAGAAGGTGAAAGAGATGCTATCCGCGCAaatgcaagaagaaggcctGCGCACGTACCTATTTACCTACGCCCCCTTCTACGACAGCCTATCGATCTCGAGCCTGGCGGTCATGTTCGAGCTaccagagaagaagatcgcaGCCATCATCAGCCGCATGATCTCGCACGAGGAactcgccgccgcgctcgACCAGGTCAACgacgccatcatcttccgcAAGGGCGTCGAGCTCTCCCGTCTGCAGTCCCAGATCGTCACCATGGCAGACAAGTCCATGAATCTGCTCGAGTCAAACGAGAAGACCCTCGAGCAGCGCACCCAGGGCATGGCCAACGCCTTCCAGCGCGAGTCCGGCCCCGGTGcccgtggccgtggcggtcaccgcggcggcggccaggCCCGCGGGGGAGCCCGTATCCCCGGTGGTCAGCAAGGCCGGAGACCTGGCGGCCAGCAgtttggtggtggtgcattGGGCGGTGCGATCAAGGCGTAA
- a CDS encoding uncharacterized protein (ID:PFLUO_003698-T1.cds;~source:funannotate), with amino-acid sequence MDSGWQPYQDPLMGRPAQFNTGLASHPQQLPSKYGQPPQSQPPVGYTYETFQTPGTTSNPPSAGPNSKPMSMASSPAATPRSRDYVSDADTAMEDADPFNRAKYPARPNHHSRASSQFLAQANEESSAARRYSPMNNVMSPPLSYPVSPGKSQGAYGFPQGPQNPQPHARRSPTRAPEYASPPQGYQSPPSAGRPPRPPPLQSTDLSPEQYYPLSAGSHPSSTFGPGSRSPRSGSLQSQVPGRGPVPKFQIKSVQELQPRTSVQPAFRRANPEGGFISPLHALTTHLPATYRICNPGFNYESSRNPRRVLTKPSKGVKNDGYDNEDSDYILYVNDILGSEEAGHKNRYLILDVLGQGTFGQVVKCQNLKTQEVVAVKVIKNKTAYFNQSMMEVSVLDLLNSKYDKNDDHHLLRLKDTFIHRQHLCLAFELLSVNLYELIKQNQFRGLSTTLVRVFAQQLLNALSLLNKAHLIHCDLKPENILLKNLESPIIKVIDFGSACDERQTVYTYIQSRFYRSPEVLLGLPYSSAIDMWSLGCIVVELFLGLPLFPGSSEYNQVCRIVEMLGLPPTWMLEMGKQSGEFFEKTQDEFGRKTYRLKSLEQYSRERNTKEQPSKKYFSASTLEEIIRSYPMPRKNMKQAEIERELNNRVAFIDFVRGLLTINPLERWSPQQAKLHPFITQQKFTGPFVPPMNLKYSSLNKTVAPGVQQQQQAEAASKQRAAQAAQVQNAYSIQMNQFHQPAHAQAPPMYNGMYQQGAPPPYPTQPPGYGHQMNLIPGQAPQSQQYAPSQSLYAQATTRAGRQRASTMDPQGGGIPTTIQRVASHLDPNAPIRLQPSPAYYPPPADGYVDPNTNQRRRGSRAGGNQRNRDFIRTLEDGVLGGEGFGGQSQWH; translated from the exons ATGGATTCCGGATGGCAACCTTACCAGGATCCCCTGATGGGGCGTCCCGCGCAGTTCAATACGGGGTTAGCGTCCCATCCCCAGCAGCTCCCGTCGAAATACGGCCAGCCACCCCAGTCTCAGCCGCCGGTCGGATACACGTACGAGACCTTCCAAACACCCGGCACCACGTCCAACCCCCCTTCCGCCGGTCCCAACTCCAAACCGATgtccatggcctcctcgcccgcgGCCACGCCGCGTAGCCGGGATTATGTCAGTGATGCGGATACCGCAATGGAGGATGCGGACCCGTTCAACCGAGCGAAGTACCCAGCGCGACCGAACCATCACAGCCGCGCCTCATCTCAATTCCTCGCTCAAGCAAACGAAGAGTCGTCGGCTGCGCGCAGGTATTCTCCAATGAATAATGTGATGTCGCCCCCGCTGTCATACCCTGTGAGCCCCGGCAAGTCCCAGGGCGCCTACGGCTTCCCACAAGGCCCGCAGAACCCGCAGCCCCATGCTCGCCGGTCGCCTACGAGGGCACCTGAATACGCATCGCCTCCGCAGGGGTATCAGTCGCCGCCAT CCGCAGGTCGCCCCCCTCGACCCCCTCCGCTGCAATCCACCGACCTTAGCCCAGAGCAGTACTACCCGTTGTCAGCGGGTTCGCATCCGAGCAGCACATTTGGGCCAGGATCACGATCTCCACGCTCGGGCTCGTTGCAGTCACAAGTTCCCGGACGCGGTCCAGTCCCAAAGTTCCAGATCAAGTCTGTACAGGAGCTGCAACCACGAACGAGTGTGCAGCCTGCGTTTCGGCGCGCCAACCCAGAGGGAGGCTTTATCAGC CCACTTCACGCATTGACGACCCACCTTCCGGCGACTTACCGCATATGCAATCCAGGCTTCAACTACGAGTCCTCGCGGAATCCACGGCGTGTGTTGACGAAACCGAGTAAGGGGGTAAAGAATGACGGCTACGATAACGAGGATAGCGATTACATTCTTTACGTGAACGATATCCTCGGCAGTGAAGAGGCCGGTCATAA GAATCGCTATCTAATCCTCGATGTGTTGGGCCAAGGAACTTTCGGGCAAGTGGTGAAATGCCAAAACCTGAAGACTCAGGAGGTTGTGGCTGTGAAGGTCATCAAAAACAAGACCGCGTATTTCAACCAGAGCATGATGGAAGTATCGGTACTGGATCTG CTCAACAGCAAGTACGACAAGAATGatgaccatcatctccttcggTTGAAAGACACCTTTATCCATCGCCAACATCTGTGTTTGGCATTTGAGTTGCTCAGTGTCAACCTCTACGAGCTCATCAAGCAGAATCAGTTCCGGGGTTTGAGTACGACCCTCGTGCGGGTGTTTGCGCAACAACTGTTGAATGCATTGAGCCTCTTGAACAAGGCACACTTGATTCATTGCGACTTGAAACCGGAAAACATCCTGTTGAAGAA CCTTGAGAGCCCCATTATCAAAGTCATCGATTTTGGTTCTGCATGTGACGAGCGACAGACGGTGTACACCTATATTCAATCTCGGTTCTACCGCTCGCCAGAAGTGCTACTTGGTTTGCC ATATTCATCTGCTATTGACATGTGGTCCCTTGGCTGCATCGTTGTTGAGCTCTTCCTGGGGTTGCCTCTATTCCCTGGATCGTCGGAATACAACCAAGTCTGTCGGATTGTCGAAATGCTTGGCCTGCCTCCCACCTGGATGTTGGAGATGGGCAAGCAGTCGGGCGAATTTTTCGAGAAAACTCAGGACGAGTTTGGGAGGAAGACCTACCGCCTAAAGAGCCTGGAACAGTACTCAAGAGAGCGGAACACCAAAGAGCAACCAAGCAAGAAGTACTTCTCGGCTTCGACTCTGGAAGAGATTATCCGAAGCTACCCCATGCCGAGAAAGAACATGAAACAAGCTGAGATCGAGCGAG AGCTGAATAATCGGGTCGCGTTCATCGACTTCGTGCGAGGGCTACTAACCATCAATCCCCTGGAGCGGTGGTCACCGCAGCAAGCCAAGTTGCATCCGTTCATCACTCAACAGAAGTTCACCGGGCCATTTGTGCCTCCAATGAACTTGAAGTACTCGTCTCTCAACAAGACCGTCGCTCCTGGTgttcagcagcagcagcaggccgaggCTGCCAGCAAACAGAGAGCAGCACAGGCGGCTCAAGTGCAGAACGCCTACTCGATACAGATGAACCAATTCCATCAACCGGCCCACGCTCAAGCTCCGCCCATGTACAACGGAATGTATCAGCAGGGTGCACCACCTCCCTACCCGACACAACCACCCGGATACGGCCATCAAATGAATCTTATTCCGGGCCAGGCGCCTCAATCGCAACAATATGCTCCGTCACAGAGCCTCTACGCGCAGGCGACAACCAGGGCAGGCCGGCAACGTGCCTCCACCATGGATCCTCAAGGCGGAGGCATTCCGACTACGATTCAACGAGTCGCTAGCCATCTCGATCCTAATGCTCCCATCCGGTTACAACCTAGTCCGGCATACTATCCTCCTCCCGCCGATGGTTATGTGGACCCAAATACCAATCAACGGCGACGTGGAAGCCGTGCCGGTGGCAACCAACGTAACCGCGACTTCATCCGCACTCTCGAGGATGGCGTGCTTGGCGGCGAAGGCTTTGGGGGCCAAAGTCAATGGCACTAA
- a CDS encoding uncharacterized protein (ID:PFLUO_003699-T1.cds;~source:funannotate), producing the protein MPSSDPFGVNAVMSKEITAIPSEIPIGIDVEVNEKLAVVPRSVPVGADADINKQLAEVWGDMEQRMAKLAQMSQGKDYDKNLKPRDVMANLDAVRSARLKKSEKWGNIRKTISNTLDVIANVGGMVADAASQVFAPAGQCYNALNFVINAYKGYASIFETLNDLFKKCASFLGRLDKYAKGKMSRELSMVACEVLRHFVDVCDKALTLRTSRLFKIKTMAKIAFLQQNDFADSLGAMDQLTREEELERGADMYLNGAETLDNSRNIMGVLEQDRTEKTAQSKEKKDRNIVLRILNFSRSPDVWDGNGPIATWGSTYQNIRHRNVEGTGQWLLGERELTNWAKKNSDAPVLGIIGGEASGKSYLASSIVSHLLANGSSEAINSRQLVAFYFLDEKKANSGIEMLGKSIIWQFAQNDASYMQSAAATCEKAGSIDPKEFLTRLLLDNHKELKAIDAMFYIVLNKIGDSDDNVHDGVFNFLLNASRSSKGSVRILFTATEGTAKKLQSHGLKCPTVSMDRNADDIRKYINARLDKMDNLFDKGDDQVNALRKTIQTRLYAQTGGNYYMIDKTLSKISKLDLDTDIQKALDNAGRSLTDHIEDDVRDLNRRRSKKELEEINEVILWITFAKERMTLEKMKAVLQLKNNATSLRPLEDRLRKFLLFEIDNNGYVNFRSEQILGKLPERAMAAKERQENNEEVNKGEVDILKHFLGNVCPPDLVKKLGLEEHFQQKLSPQQEQIYQEDKNNANFQLARACLHALTSETHGKLRVLRGYAVRHLVDHMSEVDLAGIDPDSKRKIGPHLVKVFHDESAIDNLFWANQDIPVFPDWLRNKDTVGLICTWLKATSADAQSSEKEKHWLHELMADGQDPVKTIAEPSVIRMAHYCFEEDSDFKVTYATFEIVKLFVSENASTREQEGAPSFKDEQIEEWCLKKLPIEKPNSRWHTQMAVVLSRSGDRNAVEARCHTALDLDKNNWRASAFLARFLKSNKEAIAILEKLVGRYGGDPAWMAVNRDEFAEIEYSLGYRYWDDQQLDKAKKWYSTCIEHAPAKYHFPTHILLIYHSVQWWNEMIGVVEQLRSKSHLAPMMLALTTSPRNEKVQIAILEAGVNTNNLGIFDDVYQGAIESAAKAQKYRASFSLRQGYASALAARHPCPTEHIMKVLEAAAGDVPYTNTDLAATFFLVGYRLGTIYLDKAKAAKEAGREDEAKDWLRRMSEIVPEQVTENQMRLPLSLFAARYYYIYNDLEAARSMVHNTLRMAIELLSDEDSTNDILAYQKILYAVIPFRDEVNAATALAMMKLEAPGGNFSVSCSCSCGHTWTAPGDMWWCMDCINVVLTSKCKEDIKNRNVCWENHSHIYIPKWDEEKMSSAMSQNLVPWNGVNISMEKWRKEITKVYRLTKS; encoded by the exons ATGCCCAGCAGTGACCCCTTCGGGGTGAACGCTGTAATGAGCAAGGAGATCACCGCGATACCCAGTGAAATCCCTATTGGGATTGACGTTGAGGTGAACGAAAAGCTCGCCGTGGTGCCCAGAAGTGTCCCTGTCGGAGCAGACGCTGATATCAACAAACAACTCGCCGAAGTTTGGGGGGATATGGAACAGCGGATGGCCAAGCTTGCCCAAATGTCTCAAGGCAAAGACTACGACAAGAACCTGAAACCCAGAGACGTGATGGCAAACCTGGACGCCGTGCGATCTGCACGCCTGAAAAAGTCCGAGAAATGGGGGAATATCCGGAAGACTATCAGCAATACCCTCGACGTTATCGCAAATGTTGGAGGGATggttgccgatgccgccTCTCAG GTATTCGCCCCGGCTGGGCAATGCTACAACGCCCTCAACTTTGTCATCAATGCGTACAAGGGCTACGCGAGTATATTCGAAACGCTCAATGACCTGTTCAAAAAATGTGCGAGCTTTTTAGGACGTTTAGACAAATAtgccaagggcaagatgagCCGCGAGTTGAGCATGGTAGCGTGCGAGGTTCTACGCCATTTTGTGGACGTTTGCGATAAGGCATTGACACTGCGAACTTCACGTTTGTTCAAGATCAAGACGATGGCAAAGATTGCTTTCCTTCAGCAGAATGACTTCGCGGATTCCCTGGGAGCGATGGATCAACTCACtagggaggaagagctggagcggGGCGCCGATATGTACCTCAATGGCGCGGAGACGCTCGATAACTCCCGAAACATAATGGGAGTCTTGGAGCAAGACCGAACGGAGAAAACGGCGCagagcaaagagaagaaggacaggAACATTGTTCTACGTATTCTGAACTTCAGCAGAAGTCCGGATGTCTGGGATGGCAATGGACCTATTGCAACTTGGGGGTCGACTTATCAAAATATTCGCCACCGCAACGTGGAAGGAACGGGCCAGTGGTTATTAGGGGAGCGCGAACTTACCAactgggcgaagaagaatTCAGACGCACCTGTTCTAGGGATTATTGGCGGCGAGGCCTCTGGTAAGAGCTATCTGGCATCTTCTATCGTCAGTCACTTGCTAGCCAATGGTTCCAGCGAGGCAATCAACTCTAGACAGCTCGTTGCTTTTTACTTCctggatgagaagaaggccaatTCTGGGATCGAAATGCTCGGCAAGTCTATCATCTGGCAATTCGCCCAGAACGATGCGTCGTACATGCAATCGGCCGCGGCGACATGTGAAAAGGCTGGCAGCATCGACCCGAAGGAATTCTTGACTCGGctcctcctcgacaaccATAAGGAACTAAAGGCCATTGATGCGATGTTCTACATCGTTCTGAACAAGATTGGCGACAGTGACGACAATGTTCATGATGGGGTATTCAACTTCCTGCTAAACGCCTCGCGCTCTAGCAAAGGATCAGTTCGAATCTTGTTTACCGCCACCGAGGGAACCGCCAAGAAGCTCCAGAGCCATGGCCTGAAGTGTCCTACTGTCTCTATGGACCGTAATGCGGACGACATCCGCAAGTACATCAATGCGCGCTTGGATAAGATGGATAATCTCTTCGACAAGGGAGACGATCAAGTCAATGCTCTCAGGAAAACCATTCAGACCAGACTTTACGCACAAACTGGAGGAAACTACTACATGATAGATAAAACTCTCAGCAAGATCAGCAAATTGGATCTCGATACCGACATCCAAAAAGCCCTTGACAACGCGGGCAGAAGTTTAACTGATCAtattgaagatgatgtccGCGACCTCAACCGGCGTCGCTCGAAGAAGGAATTGGAGGAGATCAATGAGGTGATCCTCTGGATTACCTTCGCAAAAGAGCGGATGACACTCGAGAAAATGAAGGCAGTCCTCCAGTTGAAGAACAATGCGACCTCCCTGCGACCTCTGGAGGACCGGCTCAGAAAGTTCCTATTGTTCGAGATCGACAACAACGGATACGTCAATTTCCGATCAGAGCAGATCTTGGGCAAACTGCCGGAGCGGGCTATGGCCGCCAAAGAGCGCCAGGAGAATAATGAGGAAGTAAACAAGGGTGAGGTCGACATCCTGAAGCACTTTCTCGGCAACGTGTGCCCTCCAGACCTGGTTAAAAAGCTTGGGTTGGAAGAGCACTTCCAGCAGAAGTTAAGCCCCCAACAAGAGCAGATCTATCAAGAGGACAAGAACAATGCCAATTTCCAGCTAGCCAGGGCTTGTCTCCATGCGTTGACCAGTGAGACCCATGGCAAGTTGAGGGTACTGCGAGGATACGCAGTACGCCACTTGGTGGACCACATGTCTGAAGTGGATCTGGCCGGCATAGACCCCGATTCGAAACGCAAAATCGGACCTCATCTCGTGAAGGTGTTCCACGATGAATCCGCCATTGACAATCTTTTCTGGGCGAACCAAGATATCCCGGTGTTCCCAGACTGGCTACGCAACAAGGACACAGTGGGACTGATTTGTACGTGGCTAAAGGCCACGTCCGCTGACGCCCAGAGTAGTGAGAAGGAAAAGCATTGGCTCCATGAGTTGATGGCAGATGGGCAAGACCCCGTCAAAACCATCGCCGAGCCTTCTGTAATTCGAATGGCCCATTATTGTTTTGAGGAGGATTCAGATTTTAAAGTGACCTATGCCACTTTTGAGATCGTTAAGCTATTTGTATCCGAG AATGCCTCAACTCGCGAACAGGAAGGGGCACCGTCTTTCAAAGATGAACAAATTGAAGAGTGGTGTCTCAAGAAACTGCCAATTGAAAAGCCAAACTCGCGCTGGCATACCCAGATGGCTGTTGTATTGAGCAGGTCCGGTGACCGCAACGCAGTCGAAGCACGATGCCACACAGCCCTCGATCTTGATAAAAATAACTGGCGAGCCTCAGCCTTCCTAGCTCGTTTCCTCAAGTCTAACAAGGAAGCtattgccattctggagaagctggTCGGCCGCTACGGAGGGGATCCGGCTTGGATGGCGGTGAATCGGGACGAATTTGCGGAGATAGAATATTCCCTAGGATATCGTTACTGGGATGATCAGCAGCTGGACAAGGCGAAGAAATGGTATTCGACCTGCATTGAACATGCTCCTGCCAAGTACCATTTTCCGACACACATTTTGTTGATATATCACTCAGTTCAATGGTGGAACGAAATGATTGGTGTCGTTGAGCAACTTCGCTCAAAGTCTCATCTCGCTCCCATGATGCTTGCCCTGACGACGAGCCCTCGAAACGAGAAGGTCcagattgccattctggaagCAGGGGTCAACACAAATAACCTCGGCATTTTTGACGATGTCTACCAGGGAGCAATTGAATCCGCCGCAAAAGCCCAGAAGTATCGCGCCTCGTTCAGTCTTCGACAGGGCTACGCTAGCGCTCTCGCCGCACGTCACCCCTGTCCAACCGAACACATCATGAAAGTGTTGGaagccgccgctggcgaCGTCCCATATACCAATACGGATTTAGCTGCTACCTTTTTCCTCGTCGGCTATAGATTGGGAACAATCTATCTCGACAAAGCCAAGGCAGCCAAGGAAGCAGgccgcgaggacgaggcgaAGGACTGGCTTCGCAGAATGTCCGAGATTGTCCCTGAGCAAGTCACCGAAAACCAAATGCGCCTTCCACTTAGCCTGTTTGCGGCCCGGTATTACTACATTTATAATGATCTGGAAGCGGCCCGGAGCATGGTACACAACACGCTGAGAATGGCAATCGAGCTCTTGTCGGACGAGGATTCCACAAACGACATTCTGGCCTACCAGAAAATTCTCTACGCTGTCATCCCATTCAGGGACGAGGTCAATGCAGCCACAGCGCTTGCGATGATGAAGCTTGAGGCTCCTGGAGGCAACTTTTCCGTctcctgttcctgctcctgtGGCCACACATGGACAGCCCCTGGGGATATGTGGTGGTGCATGGACTGCATCAACGTGGTTTTGACATCCAAATGCAAGGAGGATATCAAGAACAGAAATGTCTGCTGGGAGAACCACAGCCACATCTACATCCCTAAGTgggatgaagagaagatgagcagcGCCATGTCTCAGAATCTTGTGCCCTGGAATGGCGTGAATATCTCAATGGAGAAGTGGAGAAAGGAAATCACCAAGGTTTATCGTTTGACCAAGTCTTAG